The Pseudolabrys sp. FHR47 genome contains a region encoding:
- a CDS encoding nuclear transport factor 2 family protein, with protein sequence MLAAAPALPTDETAEAAQIVEKFLIASMVPDPETAAQYIAEPLKLTFTGGRKFSHPRESTAFNAKRYKWVKKAMERSDVAPGVGETVVYNTGTLYGEWPDGTPFEGNRYVDRFVVKNGKIVQMDVWNDSAERLLTRHGIEA encoded by the coding sequence ATGCTCGCCGCCGCCCCCGCTCTTCCGACCGACGAGACAGCCGAAGCTGCACAGATCGTCGAGAAATTCCTGATCGCGTCGATGGTGCCGGATCCGGAAACCGCAGCGCAGTACATCGCCGAGCCGCTGAAGCTCACTTTCACCGGCGGACGCAAATTCTCGCATCCGCGCGAGAGCACGGCCTTCAACGCCAAGCGCTACAAATGGGTGAAGAAGGCGATGGAACGCTCGGACGTCGCCCCGGGCGTCGGCGAGACCGTCGTCTACAACACCGGCACGCTTTACGGCGAATGGCCGGACGGCACGCCGTTCGAGGGCAACCGCTACGTCGATCGCTTCGTCGTCAAAAACGGCAAGATCGTGCAGATGGATGTCTGGAACGACAGCGCCGAGCGCCTGCTGACTCGTCACGGCATTGAAGCCTGA
- a CDS encoding GntR family transcriptional regulator codes for MGKTKAKSVPDRMSVIYRALRHAIIEQALAPGAKLPEDAIGERFGVSRTIVRGALSQLAAEGLVELRRNHGASVATPKWEEARDTFDVRIGLERLVMSRLAGRLTPEQIRMLKAHVDEEEKARGNNEQLSIRLATEFHIVLADMTGSPVLARYVSEVSSRCGLILALYSRPHSSECAVNEHHDIIAALIAGDARRASKAMEEHLEAVASRALIVQGPTRDRDLRDILTSYADEPRARPVPKAGGKSRKR; via the coding sequence ATGGGCAAGACCAAGGCTAAGTCCGTTCCGGATCGGATGAGCGTCATTTACCGGGCGCTCCGGCACGCCATCATCGAACAGGCGCTGGCGCCCGGCGCCAAGCTGCCCGAGGATGCCATCGGCGAGCGCTTCGGCGTCAGCCGGACCATCGTGCGTGGAGCCTTGTCGCAACTGGCGGCGGAGGGGCTCGTCGAACTGCGCCGCAACCACGGCGCCTCCGTCGCCACGCCCAAATGGGAAGAGGCGCGGGACACGTTCGATGTGCGCATCGGGCTTGAACGGCTGGTCATGTCACGCCTTGCGGGCCGCCTGACGCCGGAGCAGATCCGGATGCTGAAGGCGCATGTTGACGAAGAGGAGAAAGCGCGCGGCAATAACGAGCAGCTTTCAATCCGCCTTGCGACCGAATTTCACATCGTGCTTGCCGACATGACCGGAAGTCCGGTGCTGGCGCGCTACGTAAGCGAAGTGTCGTCGCGCTGCGGCCTTATCCTCGCGCTATACAGCCGGCCGCATTCATCCGAATGCGCGGTCAATGAGCATCACGACATCATCGCCGCGCTGATCGCGGGCGACGCAAGGCGCGCATCGAAGGCGATGGAAGAACATCTCGAAGCCGTGGCGTCGCGCGCGCTGATCGTGCAGGGTCCCACCCGCGACCGCGACCTCAGGGACATTCTGACGTCCTATGCGGACGAGCCGCGCGCGCGGCCCGTGCCGAAAGCCGGCGGCAAGAGCCGCAAGCGCTAA
- a CDS encoding aspartate/glutamate racemase family protein translates to MRVLLLNANTNLAMTEHCVAAARAYAPDIDFVGATGRFGSPHIGTRATYAIAAHAALDAYAAQTERFDAVILACFGDPGFAALKEIADGPVFALAESACRAAALSQKPFSVVTGGARWESMLREYLTPLGLTDYLASIRTVDVTGSQILADPDRSIGKLAQACDAAAREDGATRVILGGAGLIGLAPRVQPNVSVQVLDCLIPAIDAARLAADVTPVPVSAVAAADAAGFPGLTPELAKRLAADIAKNL, encoded by the coding sequence ATGCGCGTGCTGCTGCTCAATGCCAATACCAATCTGGCGATGACGGAGCATTGCGTCGCCGCGGCGCGCGCCTATGCGCCGGATATCGACTTTGTCGGCGCCACCGGGCGTTTCGGCTCGCCGCATATCGGCACGCGTGCGACCTATGCGATCGCGGCGCATGCGGCGCTCGATGCCTATGCCGCGCAGACCGAACGCTTCGATGCCGTCATTCTCGCCTGCTTCGGCGATCCGGGCTTTGCGGCTCTAAAGGAGATCGCCGATGGACCGGTGTTCGCGCTGGCTGAATCCGCCTGTCGCGCGGCGGCGCTCAGTCAGAAGCCGTTCTCCGTTGTCACAGGTGGCGCGCGCTGGGAGTCGATGTTACGAGAGTATCTGACGCCGCTCGGCTTGACGGATTACCTTGCCTCGATCCGCACCGTCGATGTCACCGGTTCGCAGATATTGGCCGATCCCGACAGAAGCATCGGAAAGCTCGCGCAAGCGTGCGACGCCGCGGCGCGCGAGGATGGTGCGACCAGAGTCATTCTCGGTGGCGCCGGCCTCATCGGTCTGGCGCCGCGGGTTCAGCCGAACGTATCGGTACAGGTCCTCGATTGCCTGATTCCGGCGATCGATGCCGCGCGGCTTGCTGCAGACGTTACACCGGTGCCGGTTTCCGCAGTGGCGGCGGCCGATGCAGCCGGTTTTCCTGGCCTGACACCGGAACTGGCGAAACGACTTGCCGCGGATATCGCGAAGAATCTCTAG
- a CDS encoding ABC transporter ATP-binding protein yields MSEPGAIVDVKGLTVDFATGGGNSVRAVAGVDLNLKPGETLALLGESGSGKSVTLRALMRLHPKSAKFGGSVTVDGKDVLAMTPAGLARLRGRIVSMIFQDPGLALDPVYRVGDQIVEAVLQHESISKADARARALGLFERVRIPSPERRLDNFPHEMSGGMRQRAMIALALACRPKVLLADEPTTALDATVQIQVLLLLRELQRELGLAVIFVTHDIGVAVEVADRIAVMYGGRIVEMGKCADVIRGAAHPYTLGLLASRTDHSAVKGSRLQAIPGSPPDLTALPPGCSFSPRCPRAIEGCHQLQPPPVFTGPEHFAACIRVESTLATA; encoded by the coding sequence ATGAGCGAGCCTGGCGCCATTGTCGATGTGAAGGGCCTCACGGTGGATTTTGCCACCGGCGGCGGCAACAGCGTGCGCGCGGTGGCCGGGGTCGATCTCAATCTCAAGCCCGGCGAGACCTTGGCGCTGCTCGGCGAATCCGGCTCGGGTAAGAGCGTGACCTTGCGCGCCTTGATGCGGCTGCATCCAAAGTCAGCGAAGTTCGGTGGCTCGGTGACGGTGGACGGTAAGGACGTGCTGGCGATGACGCCCGCTGGCCTGGCGCGGTTGCGCGGCAGGATCGTCTCCATGATCTTCCAGGATCCGGGGCTTGCACTCGATCCGGTTTATCGCGTTGGCGATCAAATCGTAGAGGCGGTGCTGCAACACGAGAGCATTTCAAAGGCGGACGCGCGTGCTCGCGCGCTTGGCCTGTTCGAGCGCGTGCGAATTCCTTCACCTGAAAGACGCCTCGATAACTTTCCGCATGAAATGTCGGGCGGCATGCGCCAGCGTGCCATGATCGCGCTGGCGCTCGCGTGCCGGCCGAAGGTCCTGCTGGCCGACGAGCCGACTACCGCGCTCGACGCCACGGTGCAGATCCAGGTGCTGCTGTTGTTGCGCGAGTTGCAGCGCGAGCTGGGGCTGGCGGTGATCTTTGTGACGCATGATATCGGCGTCGCCGTCGAGGTCGCCGACCGCATCGCGGTGATGTATGGCGGCCGCATCGTCGAAATGGGCAAATGCGCCGATGTCATTCGTGGCGCGGCGCATCCCTATACGCTCGGACTGCTCGCCTCGCGCACCGATCATTCGGCCGTTAAAGGCTCGCGTCTGCAGGCCATCCCCGGTTCGCCACCGGACCTCACAGCGCTGCCGCCGGGCTGCTCCTTCAGCCCGCGCTGCCCGCGCGCCATAGAAGGGTGTCATCAGCTCCAGCCGCCGCCGGTCTTCACCGGACCGGAGCATTTCGCCGCCTGCATCCGTGTTGAATCCACGCTGGCGACCGCTTGA
- a CDS encoding ABC transporter ATP-binding protein yields MNRPIGAPLHEPQIGDDRGGPATPLLAVNGLVKHFGLKGGLFSKDRPVVRAVDGVSFDVAKGETLGIVGESGCGKSTVARLIMQIIKPDAGELLFDGEAVGSPELGLVDFRKQVQMIFQDSYASLNPRLTVEDTVAFGPRVHGATRAQSTTLTHDLLRRVGLEPGRFAGRYPHELSGGQRQRVNIARGLALNPRLLILDEAVSALDKSVEAQVLNLLLDLKAEFGLTYIFISHDLNVVRFMSDRVMVMYLGKVAEVGPAEEVFAKPGHPYAEALLASMPSMNPDQRTEEAPITGDPPNPINPPPGCRFHTRCKYTADICKTNEPPLFGIAEGHLSACHIANPAPGHPLANASKVAA; encoded by the coding sequence ATGAATCGTCCCATCGGCGCTCCCCTTCACGAACCGCAGATCGGCGACGACCGCGGCGGCCCGGCAACGCCGCTGCTTGCGGTCAATGGTCTGGTCAAGCATTTCGGCCTCAAGGGTGGTCTTTTCAGCAAAGACCGACCGGTGGTGCGGGCGGTGGATGGAGTCAGCTTCGATGTCGCCAAGGGCGAGACGCTCGGCATCGTCGGCGAGTCCGGTTGCGGCAAGTCGACAGTGGCGCGCCTCATCATGCAGATCATCAAGCCGGACGCCGGCGAGTTGTTGTTCGACGGCGAGGCGGTCGGCTCGCCGGAGCTCGGGCTGGTGGACTTCCGCAAACAGGTGCAGATGATCTTCCAGGACAGCTACGCCTCGCTCAATCCGCGCCTGACGGTCGAGGATACAGTGGCGTTCGGGCCGCGGGTGCATGGTGCCACCCGCGCGCAGTCGACCACGCTGACGCACGATCTTCTGCGCCGCGTCGGCCTCGAACCCGGCCGCTTCGCCGGGCGCTATCCGCACGAACTGTCGGGCGGGCAGCGCCAGCGCGTCAATATCGCGCGCGGGCTGGCGCTCAATCCGCGCCTGCTCATTCTCGACGAAGCCGTGTCGGCCCTCGATAAATCGGTCGAGGCGCAGGTGCTGAACCTGTTGCTCGATCTCAAGGCCGAGTTCGGGCTCACTTACATCTTCATCTCGCACGACTTGAACGTCGTCCGCTTCATGTCGGACCGCGTCATGGTCATGTATCTCGGCAAGGTGGCCGAAGTCGGCCCCGCGGAAGAGGTCTTCGCCAAGCCCGGCCATCCTTATGCCGAGGCGTTGCTTGCCTCGATGCCGTCGATGAATCCGGATCAGCGCACCGAGGAGGCGCCGATCACCGGCGATCCGCCGAACCCGATCAATCCGCCGCCCGGCTGCCGCTTCCACACGCGCTGCAAATATACGGCCGATATTTGCAAGACCAACGAGCCGCCGCTGTTCGGTATCGCCGAGGGACATCTCTCGGCCTGCCATATCGCCAACCCGGCACCGGGTCATCCTCTCGCCAACGCATCGAAGGTGGCGGCATGA
- a CDS encoding ABC transporter permease: MSTITASAPIVAVPQASKGYWGSVFARLVKDKVAMVALAVILIIALAAIFAPYVAPADPFKGSMLRRLKPIGFPGYPLGGDELGRDMLSRLIYGGRLSLFMGVFPVLCAFVVGSGIGVFAGYVGGWINTAVMRIIDVFFAFPSVLLAIALSGALGAGILNSIVSLTIVFIPPIARVAESVTTQIRTRDYVEAARVSGAGAFTIVRVHVLGNVLGPIFVFSTSLISVSMILAAGLSFLGLGVKPPEAEWGLMLNTLRTAIYNQPMVAALPGLMIFLTSISFNLFSDGLRTAMEVKQ; the protein is encoded by the coding sequence ATGTCGACCATCACCGCCTCGGCGCCCATCGTCGCCGTACCGCAGGCCAGCAAGGGCTACTGGGGAAGCGTGTTCGCGCGGCTCGTCAAGGACAAGGTGGCGATGGTGGCGCTCGCCGTCATCCTGATCATCGCGCTGGCGGCGATTTTCGCGCCCTATGTCGCACCGGCCGACCCGTTCAAGGGCTCGATGCTGCGCCGTCTGAAACCTATCGGCTTTCCCGGCTATCCGCTCGGCGGCGACGAACTCGGCCGCGACATGCTGAGCCGGCTGATCTATGGCGGAAGGCTGTCGCTGTTCATGGGCGTGTTTCCGGTGCTGTGCGCTTTCGTGGTCGGCTCCGGCATCGGCGTGTTCGCTGGTTATGTCGGCGGCTGGATCAACACGGCGGTGATGCGCATCATCGACGTCTTCTTCGCCTTTCCCTCGGTGCTGCTCGCCATTGCGCTGTCGGGCGCGTTAGGGGCCGGCATTCTCAATTCGATCGTGTCGCTGACCATCGTCTTTATTCCGCCGATCGCGCGGGTCGCCGAATCTGTGACGACGCAGATCAGGACGCGCGATTATGTCGAGGCGGCGCGCGTATCGGGGGCAGGGGCTTTTACCATCGTGCGCGTTCATGTGCTCGGCAACGTGCTCGGGCCGATCTTCGTGTTCTCGACCTCGCTCATCAGCGTATCGATGATTCTCGCCGCCGGCCTGTCCTTCCTCGGCCTCGGCGTGAAGCCGCCGGAAGCCGAGTGGGGTCTGATGCTCAATACGTTGCGCACCGCGATCTACAACCAGCCCATGGTCGCGGCATTGCCGGGCCTGATGATCTTTCTGACCTCGATTTCCTTCAATCTGTTCTCCGACGGTTTGCGCACCGCGATGGAGGTCAAGCAATGA
- a CDS encoding ABC transporter permease — MLAYTLKRILYVTPVAIGVSIICFLLVHLAPGDPLTSVLPIDATAEQQAQMRAVYGFDKPLVVQYGLWLWKVLQGDLGNSIASGRPVLDEVSRAVTNSLILASVATLIGFTFGTLFGFVAGYFRNSPVDKGASALSVFGVSVPHYWLGMVLVIIFSVQLNWLPATGAGPGGSDHWRPDAQHLRYIILPAITMSVIPTGIIARTVRALVADILSQEFVQALRAKGLSEWGVFKHVVRNAAPTALAVMGLQLGYLLGGSILIETVFSWPGTGFLLNAAIFQRDLPLLQGTILVLAMFFVALNLIVDVLQTALDPRIQRA, encoded by the coding sequence ATGCTGGCCTACACCCTCAAGCGAATTCTTTACGTCACGCCGGTTGCTATCGGCGTGAGCATTATCTGCTTCCTGCTGGTGCATCTGGCGCCGGGCGATCCGCTGACCTCGGTATTGCCGATCGACGCCACCGCCGAGCAGCAGGCGCAGATGCGCGCCGTCTATGGCTTCGACAAGCCGCTGGTGGTGCAATACGGCTTGTGGCTGTGGAAGGTGCTGCAGGGCGACCTCGGCAATTCAATTGCCTCCGGCCGGCCGGTGCTCGACGAGGTATCGCGCGCCGTCACCAATTCGCTGATCCTGGCCTCGGTAGCGACCTTGATCGGCTTTACTTTCGGTACTCTGTTCGGCTTCGTCGCCGGCTATTTCCGCAATTCGCCGGTCGACAAGGGCGCGTCCGCGCTGTCGGTGTTCGGCGTCTCCGTGCCGCATTACTGGCTCGGGATGGTGCTAGTCATCATCTTCTCCGTACAGCTCAACTGGCTGCCCGCGACCGGCGCAGGACCCGGCGGCTCCGATCACTGGCGGCCCGACGCACAGCATTTGCGCTACATCATCTTGCCCGCGATCACGATGTCGGTGATCCCCACCGGCATTATCGCGCGCACGGTGCGCGCGCTGGTCGCCGATATCCTGAGCCAAGAATTTGTGCAGGCGCTCCGCGCCAAAGGCCTGTCGGAATGGGGCGTGTTCAAGCACGTGGTCCGCAACGCCGCGCCGACCGCACTCGCCGTGATGGGCCTGCAACTCGGTTATCTGCTTGGCGGCTCGATCCTGATCGAGACGGTGTTTTCCTGGCCGGGCACCGGTTTTCTGCTCAACGCCGCGATTTTCCAGCGCGATCTGCCGCTCTTACAAGGCACGATCCTGGTGCTGGCGATGTTCTTCGTCGCGCTCAATCTCATCGTCGATGTTCTGCAAACCGCGCTCGATCCGCGCATCCAGCGGGCCTGA
- a CDS encoding ABC transporter substrate-binding protein, whose product MFSFRKSAFVALGLSLAVATSASDPASAQGVLRIGMTASDIPLTTGQTDQGGEGMRFMGYTVYDGLINWDLSSATKPSGLVPGLAESYGVDPADAAKNRWLFKLRQGVKFHDGSEFDANAVVWNLDKLLVSEAPQFDKRQSAQGKSRIPSVASYKVVDKYTVEIVTKSPDATLPYQLAWIMMSSPAQWEKLGKNWEEFAKTPSGTGPWKLSLFVPRERAELTPNKDYWDKARVPKLDKLVLLPLPEVNARVAALRSGQVDWIEAPAPDAVASLKGAGFTIVTNAYPHNWTWHLSRAPGSPWNDERVRKAANLAVDREGMKELLGGLMIPAEGFFPPGHQWFGKPTFKVKHDVAAAKKLLAEAGYGPNKPLVVKAIISPSGSGQMQPLPMNEFIQQNLAEVGIKVEFEVVEWNQVINLWRAGSSDPSAKGAQSINFSYFIQDPFTGFIRHLQCNLKAPNGTNWGGYCDPEMDKLFDQVRNTFDPKAQTAILEKIHEKYVNEALFLMVTHDVNARAMSAKVKGFVQAQNWFQDFSPITVAK is encoded by the coding sequence ATGTTCAGTTTCAGAAAATCCGCCTTCGTTGCTCTGGGGCTGTCGCTCGCGGTCGCGACATCGGCTTCGGACCCGGCCTCGGCGCAGGGTGTGTTGCGCATCGGCATGACCGCGTCCGACATTCCGCTCACCACCGGCCAGACCGATCAGGGCGGTGAAGGCATGCGCTTCATGGGCTATACGGTCTATGACGGTCTCATCAACTGGGATCTGTCGAGCGCCACCAAGCCCTCCGGATTGGTGCCCGGCTTGGCCGAGAGTTACGGCGTCGATCCGGCCGACGCCGCGAAGAATCGCTGGCTGTTCAAGCTGCGTCAGGGCGTCAAATTTCACGACGGCTCGGAATTCGATGCCAATGCCGTCGTCTGGAACCTCGACAAGCTCCTGGTGTCCGAGGCGCCGCAATTCGACAAGCGTCAGTCGGCGCAGGGCAAGTCGCGCATTCCCTCGGTCGCTTCCTACAAGGTGGTTGACAAATACACCGTCGAGATCGTCACCAAGTCGCCGGACGCGACGCTGCCCTACCAACTCGCCTGGATCATGATGTCGTCGCCGGCGCAGTGGGAGAAGCTCGGCAAGAATTGGGAAGAGTTCGCCAAAACGCCGTCCGGGACGGGGCCGTGGAAGCTGTCGCTGTTCGTGCCGCGCGAGCGCGCCGAACTGACGCCGAACAAGGACTATTGGGACAAGGCGCGGGTGCCCAAGCTGGACAAGCTCGTGCTGTTGCCGCTGCCAGAAGTGAACGCGCGCGTCGCCGCCTTGCGCTCGGGCCAGGTCGACTGGATCGAGGCGCCGGCGCCGGATGCGGTCGCCTCGCTAAAAGGTGCGGGCTTCACCATCGTTACCAATGCCTATCCGCATAACTGGACCTGGCATCTGTCGCGCGCGCCGGGCTCGCCGTGGAACGACGAACGCGTGCGCAAGGCGGCCAATCTCGCTGTCGACCGCGAGGGCATGAAGGAACTGCTCGGCGGCCTGATGATCCCGGCCGAAGGTTTCTTCCCGCCGGGACACCAGTGGTTCGGCAAGCCGACCTTCAAGGTCAAGCACGACGTTGCCGCCGCCAAGAAGCTGCTCGCGGAAGCCGGCTACGGCCCGAACAAGCCGCTCGTCGTCAAGGCGATCATCTCGCCCTCGGGCTCCGGCCAGATGCAACCGCTGCCGATGAACGAGTTCATCCAGCAGAACCTCGCCGAGGTCGGCATCAAGGTCGAGTTCGAAGTGGTGGAGTGGAACCAGGTGATCAATCTGTGGCGCGCCGGCTCGTCCGATCCGAGCGCCAAGGGTGCCCAGAGCATCAACTTCTCCTACTTCATCCAGGATCCGTTCACCGGCTTCATCCGCCACCTGCAATGCAATCTGAAGGCGCCGAACGGAACTAACTGGGGCGGCTATTGCGATCCGGAGATGGACAAGCTGTTCGATCAGGTCCGCAACACCTTCGATCCGAAGGCGCAGACCGCGATACTCGAGAAGATCCACGAGAAGTACGTGAACGAGGCGCTGTTCCTCATGGTCACGCATGACGTCAATGCCCGCGCCATGAGCGCGAAGGTGAAGGGCTTCGTGCAGGCGCAGAACTGGTTCCAGGACTTCTCGCCGATCACGGTGGCGAAGTAA
- a CDS encoding FAD-binding oxidoreductase produces MTKTADVIVVGGGIHGCSTALHLALRGVKPLLLEKDYCGRHASGVNAGGVRQLARHVAEVPLSVASMELWERIEDLVGDDCGFESHGQVLVAEDEADFDNCRARVDDLRLRGFTHEELIDRSELKRLVPAVSDYCPGGVVSRRDGAADPFRTTQAFRRRAIECGAMVREGVRVLSIVRRGGIWHVATTDGALEAPVLVNAAGAWSGRLAEMAGEPVPLDVIAPMLMITARVPHFLDPVIILRGRKLSFKQFRNGTVLIGGGHLGKAYPDENTTVLDWQKLTASARTVDELFPVMRAATIVRAWAGIEARMPDDIPVIGPSKAADGLFHQFGFSAHGFQLGPGVGALMAELIATGTTHLPIEPFRVDRFVKRAYVTGDAPVLE; encoded by the coding sequence ATGACGAAAACCGCCGATGTGATTGTGGTCGGCGGCGGCATCCACGGCTGCTCGACGGCGCTTCATCTGGCGCTTCGTGGCGTCAAGCCGTTGCTGCTCGAGAAGGACTATTGCGGGCGCCACGCATCCGGCGTCAACGCCGGCGGTGTGCGCCAGCTTGCGCGTCACGTTGCTGAGGTACCTCTGTCGGTGGCTTCCATGGAGTTGTGGGAGCGCATCGAGGATCTGGTCGGCGACGACTGCGGCTTCGAAAGCCACGGCCAGGTGCTCGTCGCCGAAGACGAGGCCGATTTCGACAATTGCCGCGCGCGTGTCGATGATCTGCGGTTGCGCGGCTTCACCCATGAAGAGCTGATCGACCGTTCGGAGCTCAAGCGTCTGGTGCCGGCGGTTTCGGATTACTGCCCGGGTGGCGTCGTATCGCGCCGCGACGGCGCGGCCGATCCGTTTCGCACGACGCAGGCCTTTCGCCGCCGCGCGATCGAATGCGGCGCGATGGTGCGCGAAGGCGTGCGCGTGTTGAGCATCGTTCGCCGCGGCGGCATCTGGCACGTGGCGACAACCGACGGCGCCTTGGAAGCACCGGTGTTGGTCAATGCCGCGGGTGCGTGGTCGGGGAGGCTGGCGGAAATGGCCGGTGAACCGGTGCCGCTCGACGTCATCGCGCCGATGCTGATGATCACCGCCCGCGTGCCGCACTTTCTCGACCCGGTGATCATCCTGCGAGGCCGCAAGCTGTCGTTCAAGCAATTCCGCAACGGTACCGTGCTGATCGGCGGCGGCCATCTGGGCAAGGCGTATCCGGATGAAAATACGACCGTGCTCGACTGGCAGAAGCTGACGGCCAGCGCGCGGACGGTCGATGAACTGTTTCCAGTGATGCGTGCCGCGACCATCGTCCGCGCCTGGGCGGGAATCGAGGCGCGTATGCCGGACGACATTCCCGTCATCGGGCCGAGTAAGGCGGCAGACGGCTTGTTTCATCAGTTCGGCTTTTCCGCGCACGGTTTCCAGCTCGGTCCTGGAGTCGGCGCGCTGATGGCCGAGCTGATCGCGACCGGCACCACCCACTTGCCGATTGAGCCCTTCCGCGTCGATCGCTTCGTGAAAAGAGCCTACGTGACCGGCGATGCGCCGGTCCTCGAATAG